Part of the Geodermatophilus obscurus DSM 43160 genome is shown below.
TCGTACGCCGGATCGCCGTCGAGGCGTCCGCCGTCGGTGTCGCGGATCACCGCGGTGCCGTTCCCGTTCAGCTGGATGCCGATGATCCGGGGCGCCGACCGCCCGTCGGTCTGCAGCACTGCCCCGGCGAAGCGGCCGTGGTCGGACTCGACCCGGCCGATGGCGGCGACCAGCGACCAGTCGATGCCACAGCCGGCCGGCGCCGCCGCGGCGGCGGAGTCGTAGGCCGCCTTGGCGACCGACGGGATCCCGCCGGCCGCCAGGCCCGAGGCGGCAGCCGTCGCGCTCGACGCCGGCGACGCGTTCGTCCCGGGGGCCGTGGGCGGAGGAGCGGCGGATGTCGAGGAGGCGGACGTCGAGGAGGCAGGTCTGCCGGCCGGGTGGGAGAACGCCTGGAACGTGGTCGGCGACGGCTCCTGCGCGGTGATCCCGGCGCCGTCCACCGGCGAGGACCCCATCAGGGTGGCGGTGGCGACCACCACGGCCGCGCCGCGCCGCAGGACCGGCCCGTACCCCCGGGAAGGCGCCGGGACCAGCGAGGCGCGCGACCGCCGCCGGGAGCGCACCCGGACACCCGCTCCGGACTCCTCCGACATCGGCACCGTCCCCCCGACCCGTACGCACCGCTGCTGGCCGGACCGAGTCTCTCCCGGTCGGCCGTGCTCCGCGCCCGCCAATCCGGGGGGTCCGGTCAGCCAGATGTGGACCCCGGCGGATCAGGTGTCCGGCAAGCCCGGCGGCGTGCGGTCCGATCCGGCCTCGGCCGGCCGCGGCCCGTGCTGGTCGTGCAGCCGGACGGCGACCACCGCCACGTCGTCCTCCGGCTGCGGCGGCAGCATGCGCTCCAGCAGCTGGTCGACCAGGTCGTCGAGCGACAGGTCGTCGGCGGCGAGGTCGGTCAGCGTCTCCTGCAGCCGCTGCAGGCCCTCCTCGATGGGCTGGTCGCGTGCCTCGATCAGCCCATCGGTGTAGAGCAGGACCGTCGTGCCGTACCCGAGCACGACCTCGTGCTCCTGCCTGGCGGTGTCCGGTACCACCCCCAGCAGCAGGTCCGCCTTCTCCCCGGCGAGGAGTTGCACGCTGCCGTCGGGAGCGACGACCGCGGCCGGCGGGTGCCCGGCGCTGGACCACCGCAGGCGGGTCAGCCCGCGCCGCCGGAGGTCCTCGTCCTGCTCGAGCCGCCCCGCCAGCGCAGTGGCGATGATCCCCGTCCGCAGGGTCTCCAGCACCTCGTCGGTCCGGCGCAGGACCTCGGCCGGGCCCTCGTGGTCGACGGCGGCGAGGCTGCGCAGCACCGTCCGGGCCTGCCCCATGGCCGCGGCGGCCTCGGTGTCGTGGCCGATGACGTCGCCGATGACGAGCACCGTGGCCCCGTCCGGCTGCATGAACGCGTCGTACCAGTCGCCGCCGACGTCGGCGGCCTCCGCCGCCGGGGTGTAGCGGACCACGATCTGCGCGTGGTCCGGTTGCACGGGCCTGGTCAGCAGCGAACGCTGCAGGCCGGCGGCCAGGTCGCGCTGCTGCCGGTACAGCCGGGAGTTGTCGAGGGCCAGGCCGGCGCGTCCGGCCACGTCCGTCGCGGTGTCCCGCTCGGCGGCGGTCATCGACGCGCGGGTGGAGCCGTTGAACAGGGTGAGCAGGCCGACGGTCCGCCCGCGCCCGCGCAGCGGCAGCACGACCATCGACTCCGGGGCGAGCTCGGCGATCAGGTCGCGCGCCTGACTGGGGGCCAGCACGCGCTGGACGGCTGCGGTGGCTCCCGAGTCGACGGTGGTGCTCCGGCCGGTGACCAGTGCCCGGAGGAGGAAGGAGTCCTCCGTGAGGGCCGGGATGCGCCGTTCCGCGTAGGCGTCGAGGGTCGTCCGCATCGCCTCGTCGGCGTGCCACCAGCCGATGTCGCGCAGGTTCCGCCGGCTGCCGGCCGGTCCCTCGTCGTCGACCAGGGTGACGATGCACCAGTCGGCCAGCGCCGGGACGACGAGCTGCGCCAGGTAGGCGACCGCGCGCTCGGCGTCCATCGTGCCGGTCAGCTGCTCGGTGACGGCCGCGAGCAGCGCGTGGCGCCGGGCCGCCTCGGCGGCCACCTCCTGCGCTCGGCGCCGGTCGGTGATGTCGAGGAAGTAGAGGGTGAGCCCGCCGTTCTCGGGCACCGCCTGCACCTCCACCCAGACGTCGGGCTCCCGGGGGTAGTGGGCCTCGAAGGTGACCGCCTCGCCGCTGCGCACCGCCTGGCGGTAGCGCTCCTCGAAGACGGTCCCGACGGTCGCGGGGAAGGCCTCCCACAGGCTGCGGCCGAGCAGCGCGTCGCGGGAGCGGCCGGTGAGGCGCTCGGCCCGGGCGTTCACGTACGTCATCCGCCAGTCGGCGCCCATGGCCAGGTAGCCGATCGCGAGGGACTCCAGGGCGGCGCGGATGCGCTCGCTGCTCTCCCGTTCGGCGGTCACGTCGTGGGTGGCGCCCACCAGGCGCAGCGGGTTGCCGGCCGCGTCGGTGATCATCTGCCCACGGGCGGAGAGGTGCCGGGTGCGGCCGTCGGGGAGCGGTACGCGGTACTCGGTGGTGTACGCACCGGTGCTCGCCAGCGCGGCCTCCACGTCGGCGGCCACCCGCGGCACGTCGTCGGGGTGGATGTGCCGGTAGGCCTCGGCCAGCTCGCCGCTGAAGCCCTCGGGTGCCACGCCGAGCAGCTCGAACATCCGGCGGTTCCAGGTGAGCCGGCCGGTGGCGACGTCCACCTCGAACGTCCCGATCCCGGCGGCGTCCACCGACAGGGCGAGCAGCGCCCGGCCGGCGTCGTCGCCGTCGGCCGCCGTCCCCGTGCCCGCCACGTCCACGCTCCTCCCGGCGGGCAGCCCGTCGCCGTCCACGCCCGCCGACCATTGTGGACGGGAGCGGGGGATCGGCTCCACCGCGCCCCTCGGGCGCTCGCCCGTCGCCCGCGACGGTGTGCCGTCCACCCCATCGGGGTGACGTCTGCGTTTCACGGCTGGATCCCGGGTCCGTCGGTGCCGACCGTCCAGGCAACCGATGGAAGGAGCTGGTCATGCGGAACATGGGCTGCAGGGCCGTGGCCCAGGCCTCGCTGGTCGCGACGACGGCCTCGCTGGACGACGAGCAGCCGTGGCCGCTGCTGCTGGTGGCCGGCTGGCTGACCACCGCGGCGGACCTGGTGCAGCAGGCCGACGCCCTGGAGGCCGTCCTCGTCTGACGCCCCGGCTGCGGCGAGCCGCGTGCGCCTCGGTGACCATGGGAGCCGTGCGCGACGTCCCGGCCCCGCATCCGGTCCACGAGGGACGTCCCGGCCGCGGCCCGCAGGCTCGACGCGGCGCTCGAGTGGGCGCCCACCGGCCGGCGCGCCGTGCCGGTCACCGTGGTGCTGGTCGTCGTCGCCGACCTCGTCGGCGTCGGCATCGTGGCGCTGCTGCTCATCGGCCTCTCGGCCGGCGCGCACGACCCCGAGGGCGGCCGCGCCGTCATCGTGCTCACCGCGCTGGACCACCTCGCCGTCGCCCTGCCGCTCGGCGTCCTCGTCGGCCTCCGGCGGCAACGGCCGACCGCGGCCCGGCTGGAGTAGACGGTCATCGGCGACCCGGTGAACGAGGCCGCCCGCTTCACCGACCCGGCCGAGGACACGACCGGCCGGGTGGTGGCCAGCGAGGAGGCCGTGTGTGCCGCGCGCTCCGGTGAGGACGGCACTGGGCGCCCAACGCCGTCGCCGAGCTGCGCGGCCGGCACCGGCCCACGCGGACCTGGGTGCTGCACCCGGAGTGACGCAGTGTCCGCCCGGCAACCCCGCGCCGCGCTGTCAGTGGACCGCGGCGACGTGCCCCCCCGGCGGGTGCGACCGGACGACGACGAGCACGTCCTCGGTCTCCAGCGTGCCGATCAGCGGGTCGTCGAAGCGCAGCGTGCGCCCGCCCCGGGTCACCGAAAGCACGACGTCGCGCAGCTGCCGCGGACCCAGGCCGACCTCACCGGCCGTGACCCGCCGCTGGTGCAGGTCGAGGCCCTGGCCGCCGGTGACGAGGTCCTCCACCGTGGCCACGACCCGCGGCGCATCGGTGGACAGACCCAGCAGCCGGCCCGCGGTGGCCGACGTGGTGATGACGGTGTCGGCACCCGACTGGCGCAGCAGCTGGGCGTTCTCCTCCTCGCGCACGGAGGTGGTGATCGGCACGCTGGGGTTGAGCTGCCGGACCGTCAGCGTGATCAGCACCGACGCGTCGTCGCGGTTGGCGGCGACGATCACCGCGCGGGCGCGTTCGACGTGCGCTCGGCGGAGGACGTCGGTGCGGCTCGCGTCGCCGACGATCCCGTGCAGCCCCACCGAGTTGGCCTCTTCGATGGCCCGCGGCTCGGGGTCGACGACGACGATCTGCTCCAGCGGGGTGCCGTTGGACTGCAGGGAGCGGATGGCGCTGCGGCCCTTGGTGCCGTAGCCGCACACGATGACGTGCTGGCGCACGCGGGACCTCCAACGACGGATGCGGAACTCCTCGCGGGTGCGCGCGGTCAGCGCCTCGAGGGTGGTTCCGATGAGGACGATCAGGAACAGGATGCGCAGGGGCGTGATGACCAGGATGTTGACGAGCCGGGCGCCGTCGGTCAGCGGCGTGATGTCGCCGTACCCGGTCGTCGACAGCGTGACCGTCGAGTAGTAGAAGGCGTCCAGCAGGTCGATGCCGACCTCGTCGCCGTCCCGGTAGGCGTCCCGGTCCAGCCACACGATGAACACCGTGGCCAGCAGCACGACCGCCGCGATCAGCACGCGGCGCCCGACCTGGCGGAACGGGGAGAGCTCCTCGTGTGCGATCCGCACACCGGAGTGTTCGCTCATGTCTCCCGTGTCGCCGTCCACCCGCGGGACGATAGTGAGCCGCCCGGCGGCGCGCGTGCACGCCGCACCCGTCCGGGTGAGCGGACGGGTGCGGCGACGGGGACGGGGCCTCAGCCCCCGGTGACGGCGGCCCGTTCCCGTGCGGTGAGCTCCCGCTTGAGCACCTTGCCCGCGGCCGACACCGGGATCGCGTCGATGAAGACGACGTCGCGCAGCCGCTTGTACGGCGTCACCCGCTCGTTGACCGCCGCCATGACCGACTCGGCCGTCAGCGCGGCCCCGGCCTCGTCGGCCCTGCGGACGACGTAGGCCACCGGCAGCTCCCCGGCCTCCTCGTCGGGCCGGCCGACCACGGCCGCCCCGGCGACCCCGGGGACGCCGAACAGCACCTCCTCCAGCTCGCGCGGGAAGACGTTGTAGCCCTTGTAGAGCAGCATGTCCTTGGTGCGGTCGACGATCGCCAGGTAGCCGTCCTCGTCGAGGACGCCGACGTCGCCGGTGTGGAACCAGCCGTCGGCGTCGATCGCCTCGGCGGTCGCCTCCGGCCGGTGCGCGTAGCCGCGCATCACCTGCGGCCCGCGGATGCACACCTCGCCGCGCTCGCCGGCCGGCAGCGGCGCCCCACCGCCGAGTGGCTGGATGCTGATCGCGGTGTCGAAGACCGGCACGCCCACGGTGCCGGGCTTGCGCGTGCCCGAGCGGTACACCGGGTTACCGGTGGCCTGCATGGTGACCTCGGTCAGCCCGTACCCCTCGCCGATGACGGCGTCGGGCAGCAACGCCTGCAGCCGTTCGATGAGCGGGACCGGCAGGGGTGCCGCGCCGCTGGAGACGCTGCGGACGTGCGAGCCCAGGCCGGCGTCCTCGATGCCGGGCACCTGCAGCAGGGCGACGAAGACCGGGGGGCCCCGCCGATGAGGGTGACCCGGTACCGGACGGCGTCCTCGACGTAGCGCACCGCGTCGAAGCGCAGGTGGACGACCGTCATCGTGCCGGCCATGACCATGCTGTTGAGGTAGCCGATCACCCCCATCGCGTGGAACCACGGCGTGAGGTTGACCAGCCGGGTCTCGCCGAGCCGCGTCGGGTACTCGTCGGGCCCGAGCACCTGCCGCAGGGTCACGTCGCCGGCCTCGTCCAGCTCGGGCAGCGACCCCGACGACCAGCAGGCCGACTGCAGCACGTTGGTGACGACCGCGCGGTGCGGCAGCTCGACACCCTTGCTGACCCCCGTCGTCCCGCCGGTGTAGGCCAGGTGCGCGAGGTCGGCGGCCGGGTCGAGGGCGGCGTCGAGGTGCCGGTCGGTGGGGTCGCCGGCGAGCAGGTCGGCGAGGTCGACCTCCCCGGCCTCCAGCTGCAACCGGGCGTCGAGGTCGAGGGTGTGCGCCTCCCCGGTGACCACCACGGTCTCCACGGGCGTGGCCGCCAGGGCCGACCGCACCAACGGCAGCACCTGGTCCCAGGTGACCAGCACGCGGGCGCCGGCGTCGGTGAGCTGCGCGGCGAGGTCGGCCGCCGGGAGCAGCGGGTTGGTGGGGGAGAAGGTCGCCCCGGCCAGCAGCACCCCGTAGTAGACCGCCGGGTACTGGCGGCAGTTCGGGATGTGCACCGCCACGACGTCGCCGCGCCCGACGCCGGCGTCGGCGAGCCAGTTGGCGACGGCGTGCGCGCGGGCGCCGAGCTCGGTGTAGGTCAGCGGGACGTCGTGGTCGACGAACGCCGTCCGGTCGCCCCAGCGGCGCACCGCGGCCCGCAGGATCGAGCCGACCGGGACCGCGGGGTAGTCCAGGGACCGTGGCAGGCCCGGCGGCCAGCTGTGCGCGGTCGGCGTCGGTGCGTCCTGCGTGGCGGTCATGCGGGTCCTTCCACTCCGGAGGCCGACAGCGTGGCGCACGTCACTACCCGTGTCGAGGTCGGACGGTGGGTGAGGATGGCGGCATGAACGGCCAGCGCACGGCCCTCGTCCTCGGCGGCGGCGGCATCACCGGCATCGCGTGGGAGGTCGGCGTGCTCGCCGGCCTGGCCGAGGCCGGTGTCGACCTCACCGGCGCCGATCTCGTGGTCGGTACCTCGGCCGGCTCGGTGGTCGGCGCGCAGCTCACCAGCGGCGCCGACCTCGAGATGCTGTTCGCCCGCCAGCTCGAGCCGCCCACCGGCGAGCAGGCGGCCCGGATGACCCGCGCCGCGCTGGCCCGCTACGCCTGGGCGGTGCTGCGCAGCCGCGGGGACGACGTCGGGTTCCGCCGGCGGGTCGGGGCGCTGGCGATCGCCGCCGAGCAGGCCGGGCTGACCCCGACCGAGCAGGAGCGGCTCGACGTCATCAGCTCCCGCCTTGTCAGCCGCGAGTGGCCCGACCGCGACCTGCGCGTCACCGCCGTCGACGCGCAGAGCGGGGAGTTCCGCGTCCTCGACCGCACCTCCGGCGTCCCGCTGCTGCAGGCGGTCGCGGCCAGCTGTGCCGTCCCCGGCGTGTACCCGCCGGTGACCATCGACGGCCGCCGCTACGTCGACGGCGGCATGCGCTCCGCGGCCAACGCCGACCTCGCCGAGGGGTACGACCGGGTCGTCGTCCTCGCGCCCATCCCGCGCGGTGTCGGTCCGCTTGCCAGCGTCGACGCGCAGGTCACCGGGATGGTGGCGCGGGTCGCCGTCGTCTCCCCGGACGAGGCCGCGCGCCGCGCGATCGGCCGCAACGTGCTCGACCCCGCCGCCCGCGCGGGTTCCGCACGCGCCGGCCGGGCGCAGGCGGCCGGCGTGGCCGCCGAGGTCGCCGAGGTCTGGCAGGGCTGAGCCGGGCTCCTCCGGGGGTCGCCGGGCCGGGGTTCACCGCGTGTTCGCGGAAGCGCTCACGTCGCGGCCACGTCGCCGGGCTGGGATCGTCCGGGCCGACGGCGAGGGTCGCCGTCCCAGCCCGGGGGAGAGAACCCATGTCACGTGCGCACCGCCGGACCGCGCTGCTCACCGCGTCCGTCCTCGCCGTCCCGCTGCTGCTGACCGGGCCGGCCATCGCCGCGCCGCCGGAGCAGGAGACCGGGGACGGCGTCGACGAGCTGCTCGTCATCGGGCACCGCGGCGCCTCGGGCTACCGGCCCGAGCACACCCTGGCCTCCTACGAGCTGGCCGCCCGCATGGGTGCTGACTACATCGAGCCCGACGTCGTCAGCACCTCCGACGGCGTGCTGGTCACCCGCCACGAGAACGAGATCTCCGGGACGACGGACGTCGCCGACCGGCCCGAGTTCGCCGACCGGCGCACCACCAAGGTGATCGACGGCACCGAGCTGACCGGCTGGTTCACCGAGGACTTCACGCTGGCCGAGCTGCGCACGCTGCGCGCGGTGGAGCGGCTGCCCGACGTCCGTGAGGAGAACACCCTCTACGACGGCCTCTACCAGGTGCCCACCCTCGACGAGGTGCTCGAGCTGCGCGAGGCGCTGTCCCGGGAGCTGCGCCGCGAGGTCGGCGTCTACATCGAGACCAAGCACCCCACCTACTTCGACTCCATCGAGCTCTCGCTCGAGGAGCCGCTGGTCGAGGACCTCGGCGAGGCCGGGCTCGACGACGAGGGCGACCCGGTGTTCCTGCAGTCGTTCGAGACGGCCAACCTGCGCGAGCTCGACGGGGTCGTCGACGTCCCGCTGGTGCAGCTGCTGTCGGCGACCGGAGCACCGGCCGACCTGGTGGCCGCCGGTGACCCGCGCACCTACGCCGACCTGTCCACGGCCGAGGGGCTGGCGGGGATCGGGGAGTACGCCGACGGGGTGGGCCCGGAGAAGGCCCAGATCATCCCGCGGGAGGCCGACGGCACCCTCGCCGAGCCGACGTCCTTCGTGGCCGACGCGCATGCCGCGGACCTGCTCGTGCACCCGTACACCTTCCGCAACGAGAACGAGTTCCTCCCGGCCGAGCTGCGCGACCCCGGCGAGGAGCCCGGCGACTACGGCCGGGCGATCGAGGAGCAGCTGGTGTTCTGGGAGACGGGCATCGACGGGCTGTTCACCGACAACCCCGACACCGGCGTCGTCTCCCGGGAGCTGTTCACCGACTGAGCCTCGGGGCGCGTCCGCAGGCCCGGTTCACGGCTGAGGATCCGGGCGGTCGGCAGCGGCGTCGTCACCGAGGAGCTGGTCGATGCTGACGGCCTGCACCAGGTACTGCGCGATCGGGTGGTCGGGGGCGAGCACCCGGCGGCAGCGCTGCAGGGTGTCCGCGCCGAGGGCGCGGGCCGGCTCCACTTCGCCGAGCCGTACCAGGGCGTGGGTCAGCGCGCTCGCCGCCCACAGGACGATCAGGTGATCCGGGCCGAACACCCGGCGGCCACGCTGCAGCGTGTCCTCGCCCAG
Proteins encoded:
- a CDS encoding AMP-binding enzyme; this encodes MRGYAHRPEATAEAIDADGWFHTGDVGVLDEDGYLAIVDRTKDMLLYKGYNVFPRELEEVLFGVPGVAGAAVVGRPDEEAGELPVAYVVRRADEAGAALTAESVMAAVNERVTPYKRLRDVVFIDAIPVSAAGKVLKRELTARERAAVTGG
- a CDS encoding SpoIIE family protein phosphatase; translation: MAGTGTAADGDDAGRALLALSVDAAGIGTFEVDVATGRLTWNRRMFELLGVAPEGFSGELAEAYRHIHPDDVPRVAADVEAALASTGAYTTEYRVPLPDGRTRHLSARGQMITDAAGNPLRLVGATHDVTAERESSERIRAALESLAIGYLAMGADWRMTYVNARAERLTGRSRDALLGRSLWEAFPATVGTVFEERYRQAVRSGEAVTFEAHYPREPDVWVEVQAVPENGGLTLYFLDITDRRRAQEVAAEAARRHALLAAVTEQLTGTMDAERAVAYLAQLVVPALADWCIVTLVDDEGPAGSRRNLRDIGWWHADEAMRTTLDAYAERRIPALTEDSFLLRALVTGRSTTVDSGATAAVQRVLAPSQARDLIAELAPESMVVLPLRGRGRTVGLLTLFNGSTRASMTAAERDTATDVAGRAGLALDNSRLYRQQRDLAAGLQRSLLTRPVQPDHAQIVVRYTPAAEAADVGGDWYDAFMQPDGATVLVIGDVIGHDTEAAAAMGQARTVLRSLAAVDHEGPAEVLRRTDEVLETLRTGIIATALAGRLEQDEDLRRRGLTRLRWSSAGHPPAAVVAPDGSVQLLAGEKADLLLGVVPDTARQEHEVVLGYGTTVLLYTDGLIEARDQPIEEGLQRLQETLTDLAADDLSLDDLVDQLLERMLPPQPEDDVAVVAVRLHDQHGPRPAEAGSDRTPPGLPDT
- a CDS encoding patatin-like phospholipase family protein, whose protein sequence is MNGQRTALVLGGGGITGIAWEVGVLAGLAEAGVDLTGADLVVGTSAGSVVGAQLTSGADLEMLFARQLEPPTGEQAARMTRAALARYAWAVLRSRGDDVGFRRRVGALAIAAEQAGLTPTEQERLDVISSRLVSREWPDRDLRVTAVDAQSGEFRVLDRTSGVPLLQAVAASCAVPGVYPPVTIDGRRYVDGGMRSAANADLAEGYDRVVVLAPIPRGVGPLASVDAQVTGMVARVAVVSPDEAARRAIGRNVLDPAARAGSARAGRAQAAGVAAEVAEVWQG
- a CDS encoding potassium channel family protein — encoded protein: MDGDTGDMSEHSGVRIAHEELSPFRQVGRRVLIAAVVLLATVFIVWLDRDAYRDGDEVGIDLLDAFYYSTVTLSTTGYGDITPLTDGARLVNILVITPLRILFLIVLIGTTLEALTARTREEFRIRRWRSRVRQHVIVCGYGTKGRSAIRSLQSNGTPLEQIVVVDPEPRAIEEANSVGLHGIVGDASRTDVLRRAHVERARAVIVAANRDDASVLITLTVRQLNPSVPITTSVREEENAQLLRQSGADTVITTSATAGRLLGLSTDAPRVVATVEDLVTGGQGLDLHQRRVTAGEVGLGPRQLRDVVLSVTRGGRTLRFDDPLIGTLETEDVLVVVRSHPPGGHVAAVH
- a CDS encoding glycerophosphodiester phosphodiesterase; protein product: MSRAHRRTALLTASVLAVPLLLTGPAIAAPPEQETGDGVDELLVIGHRGASGYRPEHTLASYELAARMGADYIEPDVVSTSDGVLVTRHENEISGTTDVADRPEFADRRTTKVIDGTELTGWFTEDFTLAELRTLRAVERLPDVREENTLYDGLYQVPTLDEVLELREALSRELRREVGVYIETKHPTYFDSIELSLEEPLVEDLGEAGLDDEGDPVFLQSFETANLRELDGVVDVPLVQLLSATGAPADLVAAGDPRTYADLSTAEGLAGIGEYADGVGPEKAQIIPREADGTLAEPTSFVADAHAADLLVHPYTFRNENEFLPAELRDPGEEPGDYGRAIEEQLVFWETGIDGLFTDNPDTGVVSRELFTD